DNA from Lemur catta isolate mLemCat1 chromosome 7, mLemCat1.pri, whole genome shotgun sequence:
gggggaaggggagaacagaacagttaaaaacaaaaacaaaccacctCAGTCACTAAAAGGGGAACAAGCCTAATTATTCAGCTCTTCTTTTGAGTAGCTGTATCTCCTTGTCACCTACTTAACTGCCACAAAacataaagaagaagaaatgagtaaCAGCCCAAGCATCTTTTATTACCAAAAACAACTGTTATACACACACTCAGTGCCTCCAATCCCATCCCTGAGGATAACCATGAAAGTCCTTGGAGTTGTAGGAGAAACCTTAAGAGGGAAATGGCTACTTGCTTCTCAATGCCTTGGCTGGTGACAAGGAAAGGGCCCTTGCAGAGACCAGTCACACATCATGCCTGGGTCTGAGGACCCCCAAAGATAGGAATGGATGTGAGTTGACAGAGGATTTAATCACCATCCAGCATGTCTTGGGGGTTATGGTTAAGCCTGATAATACCCCCCTTAACAAGAACAAACACATCCAGGATCCCCTCGAAGAATCCAAACTCCTCAGACTCCCCACAAAACACAGTCTGGCAGAAAAGGGAAGTCCTTAGAGTCTGCAGAATGATGCAAGCCTGGGCCACAGTGGACCACACTGCTCTCGGCACCATTCTTAAAGGCATCCATTGGCAAAGGCTGCCCACTAGGGGCACTGCATTTGCCTGGCTCAAACTCTGGGGCCTGGTGTAGGAACGGTCTGGCTCCACAGCCTTCACACCATCTGGACCTCCGGCTCCTCAGCTATTCCATGATGCCCCCTGAGGGTGACTCAGGGGCTCCAGGGGGCTCTCCTGGGGCTTCAGACAGCACATAGTAGACAATCTCTTGCTGGCCTTGAGCGTTGGTCTGATTCATCACATGGATAACAGGGCTGGAGTTGTCCTGAGAGGCTGACAGGGCTGTCCTCTCACTGCCCCCACCCTCTTCTTCTTCCACCTCTTCCTTAGGTCCTGGCTCCCCTGGCACTGTTTCTAGAATGATGCCTTGCAGGCTGCTCTCATTCAGTGATGCTCCCAGGCCGGATTCCTCTTGTGGTTGCCGCAGTAGTTGCTGTGTCAGCTCTACACTCTCATAGCGAACGAGTTGCAGCCGCATGTAGCCGTCTTCATGCTCCTTATACCTGGTGAGGCAGGAACATAAAGGGCAGCAAACACAGGTAGGGTGATGCAGACATAGCCTGGAGACTGGCAAAGCAAGGGACAAACACGAGGGATGGAAGAAGTTCTGGGATTCCAAGTGATGGGAGATGAAGACAAAAAAGATCTTTATTGGAATATATAGAAGAAAAGGCAAGAGGGAAGAatcatacaaatgaaaaatttcatgTAGAAACCAAACccagacaaagagagagaaagattgatTGTCTGTGTTGGAGGGCAAGAATGTCAAAGGATTTATAAAAAGTCCATGGAGCTAAGATCAGGACCCTTAGACTCTAGCTCTAGTTCTGGCTGCAAGACTTGTGGCACCATTTATTGGGTTTGGCACTGTGCCTTGGATTCAAAAATCAGAGTAAGCTTTGCTCCACCACCTAAATGGAGACAGCGGACATCAAAGCCTCAGCAAATTCAAGGTTTTTAAAACTTGTTAAAAAGGTATACAAAAAAAATATGAGTTAATATGGGGGGAAGGTTTGAGAGACATACCGAAAACGGGGGTGCCCTGAGGGCCACTTGAACTGGTGCTTCTTGCGAAGGTGCACAGTGAGGTTGTTGCCCCGTGTGAAGCATTTGTCACACACATGACATTTGTACCTTGGCTCTGAGTCTCCCtgatggggaagggaggcagaagTGAGGCCAGCTCTTCACCCCAGGGTCCCCCACACTTTTGCTCGCCCTTCCCACCACCAGCCCCACTCACTTCATGCACTTTGCGGTAATGGGACTTGATAGAGCAGAGGGATCGGGCACTGAAGCTGCAGCTCTCGAAATCACACCTGTAGGCTGGCTCCTTGCTGTGGGTATCCAGGTGCTTCTGGAGGTCGATCAGATTCTTGCAGCTGCCAGGAGAGGTCAGGACGGGTTGGAGGGCATGGGGGACCCTAGAAGACGAGCTCTCTGTTTTCTGGCCCCTGGTTCCCCTTACCTATAGTCACAACAGTCACATTTAAAGGGGCGGTCCTCACTGTGGCGAAAGCGCATGTGGTTGCGGAGGGAGGAAGGCAGCGGGCAGGTCATGTCACACAGAGGGCACTTATAGTGATTCACtagaggagcagagaggaggctgtGATTTGAGGACGTGTGGAAGCttggagggcaggcagggaggctgcagaCAGCAGGGCACTTACCATGGTTGCGCATGTGGTCCCGCAGGAGCCGCTCGGTGGCAAATCTCTTGGAACAGTGAGAGCACTGGAAGCGTTGCTctagggtggggcaggaagaagaaaggagggccGTGGGGGATGGtagagaggcacagagaggagagggGGGCCATCCCAGGCAGAAGAGAACCACCCAAGGAGAAAAAGGAGCTTAGGGAGCTATGGATGGACATAGTATCATGGAAAGAACATGGGATGTGGAATCGAGAACCTGAGTTAGaatcctggctttaccacttaCAAGCTGGGTGATCTCAGGTAAGagatttaacctctctgagcctcagtttcctcatctgtaaaaagggggaTAAGAAGCCTACCTcatggggctgttgtgaggattccCTGAGATAACTGATGTGGCACATGGTTAAATACTAAGTAACAATGTCTAAGAATCTGAATTGGCAAAGAGACCCTGGGAGGTGCCTGAGCCCAAAAAGAGGGGGCCAAGTTGCAGGTCTCTCCTGGAAAcatgcccccagccccactccaagCAGGGCAGCTtgcacccacccacccctctgACTGCTTACGCTCCAATGAGGTCTGGCGACGGATGTGATCCAAGAACTTGGTGTTGTTGGCAAACATGCCCCCACAGGTGGGGCAGGCCACCACCTTCTCCTGGGTATGGCTACGGAGGTGCTCTCGAAGCTTACAGCGGTCCTTGAAGGTGCAGGTACAGCCTGAGAAGGAAAGCCCTGTCAGGATCCAGCCATAAAACCCCAAAGTAGGCTCTAGTACCCCCGGGTCTGTCTCTAGCCAGGATCCAACC
Protein-coding regions in this window:
- the LOC123641486 gene encoding histone H4 transcription factor isoform X4; the encoded protein is MLVFVLPSQEHQIPSRGLRNSPLPLLKKHGISHRLLEKHLLVVSRLPAQPFAPSSTWVESLQLWSSSFSSRVEAMPPPGKVPRKENLWLQCEWGSCSFVCSAMEEFCEHVTQHLQQHLHGSGEEEEEEDDDDPLEEEFSCLWQECGFCSLDSSADLIRHVYFHCYHTKLKQWGLQALQSQADLSPCILDFQSRNVIPDIPDHFLCLWEHCESSFDNPEWFYRHVEAHSLCCEYQAVGKDNHVVLCGWKGCTCTFKDRCKLREHLRSHTQEKVVACPTCGGMFANNTKFLDHIRRQTSLEQQRFQCSHCSKRFATERLLRDHMRNHVNHYKCPLCDMTCPLPSSLRNHMRFRHSEDRPFKCDCCDYSCKNLIDLQKHLDTHSKEPAYRCDFESCSFSARSLCSIKSHYRKVHEGDSEPRYKCHVCDKCFTRGNNLTVHLRKKHQFKWPSGHPRFRYSPGYVCITLPVFAALYVPASPGIRSMKTATCGCNSFAMRV
- the LOC123641486 gene encoding histone H4 transcription factor isoform X3, yielding MRNHVNHYKCPLCDMTCPLPSSLRNHMRFRHSEDRPFKCDCCDYSCKNLIDLQKHLDTHSKEPAYRCDFESCSFSARSLCSIKSHYRKVHEGDSEPRYKCHVCDKCFTRGNNLTVHLRKKHQFKWPSGHPRFRYKEHEDGYMRLQLVRYESVELTQQLLRQPQEESGLGASLNESSLQGIILETVPGEPGPKEEVEEEEGGGSERTALSASQDNSSPVIHVMNQTNAQGQQEIVYYVLSEAPGEPPGAPESPSGGIME
- the LOC123641486 gene encoding histone H4 transcription factor isoform X2; the protein is MPPPGKVPRKENLWLQCEWGSCSFVCSAMEEFCEHVTQHLQQHLHGSGEEEEEEDDDDPLEEEFSCLWQECGFCSLDSSADLIRHVYFHCYHTKLKQWGLQALQSQADLSPCILDFQSRNVIPDIPDHFLCLWEHCESSFDNPEWFYRHVEAHSLCCEYQAVGKDNHVVLCGWKGCTCTFKDRCKLREHLRSHTQEKVVACPTCGGMFANNTKFLDHIRRQTSLEQQRFQCSHCSKRFATERLLRDHMRNHVNHYKCPLCDMTCPLPSSLRNHMRFRHSEDRPFKCDCCDYSCKNLIDLQKHLDTHSKEPAYRCDFESCSFSARSLCSIKSHYRKVHEGDSEPRYKCHVCDKCFTRGNNLTVHLRKKHQFKWPSGHPRFRYKEHEDGYMRLQLVRYESVELTQQLLRQPQEESGLGASLNESSLQGIILETVPGEPGPKEEVEEEEGGGSERTALSASQDNSSPVIHVMNQTNAQGQQEIVYYVLSEAPGEPPGAPESPSGGIME
- the LOC123641486 gene encoding histone H4 transcription factor isoform X1, with product MLVFVLPSQEHQIPSRGLRNSPLPLLKKHGISHRLLEKHLLVVSRLPAQPFAPSSTWVESLQLWSSSFSSRVEAMPPPGKVPRKENLWLQCEWGSCSFVCSAMEEFCEHVTQHLQQHLHGSGEEEEEEDDDDPLEEEFSCLWQECGFCSLDSSADLIRHVYFHCYHTKLKQWGLQALQSQADLSPCILDFQSRNVIPDIPDHFLCLWEHCESSFDNPEWFYRHVEAHSLCCEYQAVGKDNHVVLCGWKGCTCTFKDRCKLREHLRSHTQEKVVACPTCGGMFANNTKFLDHIRRQTSLEQQRFQCSHCSKRFATERLLRDHMRNHVNHYKCPLCDMTCPLPSSLRNHMRFRHSEDRPFKCDCCDYSCKNLIDLQKHLDTHSKEPAYRCDFESCSFSARSLCSIKSHYRKVHEGDSEPRYKCHVCDKCFTRGNNLTVHLRKKHQFKWPSGHPRFRYKEHEDGYMRLQLVRYESVELTQQLLRQPQEESGLGASLNESSLQGIILETVPGEPGPKEEVEEEEGGGSERTALSASQDNSSPVIHVMNQTNAQGQQEIVYYVLSEAPGEPPGAPESPSGGIME